GTTGGGCCCAATGTAATGCTTGAAGTTGAAAATATCGAATACATCCGTCCTTCTAGCATTAATGCGGACTAATTCACTGCTTTTTTGTAGAACCATTAATTACGAACCTTTGGCTTAACACCCTAAAATTTAAATGCTGAGTTATGATTACTCAGAATTGTTGATTGTAGATTAGTTGACATTTATTTTGGAGAGTAATGGCTTGGCCATTCAACTAATCAGAACCTAAGCTAACTCTATTAGTAAGCATTTTCAACTATCTCAAGGCATAATTAAATCCCCATTCCTCAGCCAGGAATCAAGAATAGTCAATTCATCCTCAAGAATCATCAGAGATATAACTTTTGAAAGGTGCAACACTCACTTAAGCAAGTGTATAAATAAATGTAGGGTATCAAAAAGACAGCAAAGTATGAATAGCACACAAGCTGCTCTAAGAGATGAAATTCGAGAACTTGCTGAAGAAGCTTTTCACCAAAAGCTGATTTCTGGGCATGGAGATGGGGCAGATATGGATGAGTATCAAATTGTTTACCAAGGTAAACCCAGGCATCTCCCACTAGAACAAGCACGTTTTTTCTTAACTAACTTGCTTTACAGAAGCCGGATTCATTAGCATTTGCCATTAAATATCATCTAATTGCACCCAGCTAGAGTTATATAGCAATTACTCTTAGTCACATAGCCAATAACGCCTCTAGAAAATACTTCTAGAGGCGGTTGACGTTGCGGATTTTATTGAGTAGATGAAAATTTAGGTACTTTTTAGGATAAATCTTTTGGTCTAATTGCGCTCACAAATGTTAATCCTATTTGTATCAAGTAATCTACCAAAGGGATGATTTGATAGTTTTAATTGTCATGGTTTAGTGAAATTTATTAACTTAAATTCAGGGGGCATCATGGTGGAAAGTAATATCAAACGGCAGTTGGTAATTATTGGGGGAGCCGAAGATAAAGAAGGAGATTCCGTAATTTTGCGAGACTTTGTACGACGCGCTGGCGGTACAAAAGCGTACATTGTGATTCTGACAGCGGCAACAGAACTACCAAGAGAAGTGGGAGAAAATTATATCAGAGTGTTTGAGCGCTTGGGAGCCGAAACTGTTCGCATCATTGATACAGAAACCCGTGAAGATGCCTCTTCATCTACCGCCTTGGAAGCTATTAAGAAAGCAACTGGTGTGTTTTTTACAGGAGGAGACCAAGCTCGGATTACCAGTATCCTTAAAGATACCGAAATTGATGTGGCAATTCACAAACGCTTCTCTGAAGGTGTAGTTGTCGCAGGTACAAGCGCGGGCGCTGCTGTGATGCCAGATAAAATGATTGTAGAAGGTGACTCCCAGACACATCCTCGAATTGAAACTGTTGAAATGGGCCCAGGTATGGGATTTTTACCAGGGGTAGTAATTGACCAGCATTTTTCTCAGCGCGGACGCTTGGGACGCTTAATTTCAGCTTTAATACTAGAACCTGCTGTCTTAGGATTTGGTATTGACGAAAATACCGCGATGGTAGTTACAGATAATCAAGTTGAAGTGATTGGTGAAGGTGCGGTGACGATTGTTGATGAATCAGAGGCTACATATAACAATATGGGCGAAATTTTGAAGGATGAGTCTTTGGCAATTTGTGGAGCAAAGCTTCATATTTTGCCACATGGCTTCAAATTTGACCTGAAAACCCGCCAGCCTATCCTAAATAATGGCTCTGTGCCAAATAGCTCTGTGCCAGTTGCTTCAATCAGCACCTAACTTTTAACAGATGTATTTAAACTACAAGTTTTATGCTTCGTGGCGGCTGCTGCCGCTAACAATACAGTTCGGTTAACAAAATCCCAAAATTTTACTTCATACATTACATTAGCAGTGGTGTACATCTGTACGCCACTACAACCGATTAACTGTGCTGCACAGATTTTTGAAAAAATAACACCAATTGATGGGGATTTCTAAGACTCAATTTCCGCATAGCTCCTTATAACTGGGAGCATCCCAATTTTGCAAATTGACTAAGATAACAGATTGTCATTGCGAACGCTCCATTTCATTCCGCTCGCAATGACAAAATATGTTTTTACACATTTGGGATGCTCCCTTATAACTGTATCTCTAATGACCAATGACTAATTTTGAGAATTTGCCTCAATTTTGTTTAACCAAATTACTAAGTCATCTGCATGAACTTCTATCTCACTTCCTAAAGTTTTGACATATAGAAGTCCATCACTAATGCTTAAATCTCTGATTGGATACCATGAATCTCTTGTCTGGATTAAAAGATCAGATGAAATTCCTAGTTGTAAAGTATTCTTGCGATATTTCCACCAAGCTCGCCATAAAAGGACAGATTTAGTACATTGCAACCTATAACCTTGAGGAACTTGGCAGTATTGATAGCAATAGAAGCCATGACTATCTATGTCACCCTTAAGAATGTAATTGTATTCTGCTAAAGCCTGATTCAGCAATTCCCAATGAGATGATTTAGATAAAATCAAAAATTCAGATGTTGTAGTATTCAGTTGGGCAGTGCTAATTATACCTTCAGCTTTTGCTGTCAAATGGTTAATTTTATAAACTGTTTGTGCTGTTAAAGACGGATTTGCCAATAAAATATCTTTTTTCTGGATAGAGTTGCCTACAAACTCCCTAACTAAATCTAAATTAGACAACATAAAATTGTTGATACTAAGTGAACTGGTGTTGTGATTTCTCTAACACTCTGTAAATTAGTATCTACACTGATTTTGTTATGATATCAGGATAATTCTGATCTATATTTATACTGTCTTTGTAGCGGGAATTTACCAAGGACATTGGTATTGAGTACTTTTACTTACTCACCACCGAGTAGCAATTTCTAGTCGCCCCAATACTTGTCGGGTTTTGGGGAAAAGGGGAAGGGGAAAGAAAAAACCTTTAACCTTTTCCCCAAACCCAATGCCGAGTTAAAAATGCACAAAGCGAGCAGTATTGCTAGTCGCCCAATACTTTATGGTGATTTTGTTAAAGTATAAAAACTGTCAGAACGAATCTGACTGCCATTTCGCCAAACTTCCACTCTTTGAGGAGTGATTAAATAAGAAAAACTACCATTATTTGCTCGATATCTGCTTTTACCAATATGCAAAGCTTGTATCTTTATCGGCTGGCTTGAATCTTGCTTTAACTGCCCAATATAAAATAACTGACCATTTTCTTCACAGACTTTTACACGAGTGCTGGCAGTCTCACCTTCAATGATGGTAGTTCCGTTGCACTTAGTATCACTGCTTATAAGTACAAAATCTCTTGGAATTGGCTGTGAAGGTGAAATTTGCTTTGCTACTCGGGGTGTCGAGACTGGGTAATTTGGGTTATCTACTTGCTGAACTTTAGAACCAGAACCAACACTTGCAGTTACGGATGTCAACAGACGAAGGGGGTCAACTGCTATTTGGCCATTTGGATGAACTTCAAAGTGCAAATGAGGTGCTGTGCTATTGCCTGTAGACCCCATCTCGGCAATAATTTGACCTTGAATGACCTGTTGACCTTTGCTCACCAACAAACGGCGATTGTGACCATAAACAGTAGTGCTACCGTCGAGATGTTTGATGGTTATGGCATTTCCCAATCCCCAATTATCCCAACCGGCTTTGACAACTATACCGGATGCGGCAGCAACAATAGGAGTTCCAGATGACCCGGCGATATCAATTCCTTCATGTTGATATTTGCGGAAGCCTTGAGAAATAAACCCTTGAGTCGGCCAGATTAAGTTAGAAGCAGGGATAGGAGTTTGCCCAATTGGGGAATCGCCTGCTAACTGTGTTAGGGCAGATGTAGCTGTACTTAATATAGCGGTTAAGGATATTAATCCAATTAGTCCATAAGTACGATATCGATAACCGATAGCTTTTTTCATAAGTTGCAAGTCTATTAAAACAATAAGGGACTGACAAATAAAAAAATATTCAATTAACTCTTGTGGGATGGGCGACAAGAGAGCCATACAGACTGGACGCTCATGTTGCCCACTCCACAATATTGGATAATTTATTTCTTGGAGTTCCCTAATTCAGACACTTTCTGATTATTTGTTGTTTCAAGGTGACTCAGAAAATATCAGGAAATAATAGAAAAATTACCCATTAAAAACACGACTGCGCCACTTATTCAATCGGGATTCTCCAATTGTGGCAGACCGTCGAGAATCAGCAATTTGCTCTTGCAAAGCTGCAATCTGTTTTGCTTGGGCGTCAGCTTGCTGTTGCAAAGATGTATATTCGCCTGTGCTGCTAACAGAACTGGAAGACTGCCAACTACTACTAAATTTTGTTGCCCCGATGCTAGCAAAGGGTCTTAAGTCTGCTAGTTGTTGTTGCAAAGCTGTAATCTGGCTTTCTTGGTCTTGAATCTTTTGCCGTAAGCTTTGTTCGCCTGCTGTGGGAGTTGCAATAAAGCCTGGAGTAGTAGTTTCTGGCTTTGGCTTGAATATTTCAGCAAGTATTGCACTCACATCGGTGGGTTTCAGTTTACCGTAAGGAGTGTTGGTAATTAGCGATCGCACCAGTTGGGGTTCATTATTCGTAACTAGGTTCTTATCACTGCTAGAATTGCTCCGCACTAGTTGCAGCATATTGGTAAATTCCAATATCTTTTTACCCGTTTGGGTTTTGTAACCCCGGTAATATGGCACTATATTATCCCCAAAGGCATCTAGATACTCGTCGCTATCAAGATAAGAATCAATATCCGCCTCAAAGCCTGATTCATCTAAAATGTTGCTGTGATAAGTTGTCTCGGAGTAGTCATCAGGAGCGCGGCCCAGTAGGTGTTTAAAGTTTAGTTCAATCGCACGGTAGCGGTAAACGTTATTAAAAAATCTGGAGCGATACAACTCTGATTTAGCAACCTGACGCACAAACTCACGAACATCAATTAGACCTTGCTTGAGTTGGGATTCTGGAACGATAAGCCGCTCACTTTCCATAATGTAGGCATTACCCAATACTTGCCGATAAACTGCCCGGATGACAATTTCGATGTCATCAGCTGAAGCAATAGTCCATAGTTCGATGGGTTCTGTTTGGGAAAATGCTTGATATTGGCGTCGGCCGGTTTTGTCGTCGATGAAGGTCTGCATATTTGGGTTCGTGTAGGTAGGAGTAACTAATGACTTTTAAAGGTAATGGGAACTAGCATCGCTTCTCTTACGAGACACGCAAGGAACGCAGAAGTAGTCAAAAGTAGCCGATATTTTAGGTTAAGAGACTTTAGAGAACCCGCAAAATAGCAATTGGCTCTCAACAATCAAAAGTCTAAAAACTTCTTTACCTAAGCTTTTAACCTGTTATTATCTGGCTGCTTACTTTTACTCAACAATGCTAAATGGTTGTTAGTTTTTAGTTTTCAGCACTTAGTTTTAGCAATAACTACTAAAGCCTAACTACTAAGCTTTGCTAATTCTCTTTACAGTCACGATTAATTTATCAAGTTTTGGGGAGCTTTTTAGTTACATTTTCTAACAAACTTAGACGGCTAACTGTTAATAACTAACAGCTAATCACGATCAGAAATTAGCAATTAGACATTAACAATTAGCCGTCAACCCCCTTGGGGAGTATTTAAAATTCAAAATTTAATTTTGAATTGGAGTTGTCAAAAAAATTTCCACAGGATAGAGACTTTCAAGGACGCTCATCAAATCTAGTGTAGAAACCACCGTATTTTATCCAGTATTGTTTCAAGGTATGATGAGGCGTATGCAAACTAGCTTTTGCCTGATATAAAATTACTTGACGATGATCGCCCATCCAAATTTTATTAATGGGGTCAACGGATATTGTTGTTCCTCCTAAAGAAGCAACACATTGAGAGAATCTCTCAATCGTTGTATATTCTAATGTCTCGAATATAAAAAAGTTACCCGAACAAATCAAGTGGCGGCTGCGAATCCAGCAGCGCATCTTTTTTTCAGCCTGTGGAGGTAACATTTTGGTTTTAACAGATTCAAGCTGAATTAACATAATGCGCTCACCGCAGGTAATTCATCAGCAAAACTTTCTCGTTTTTCAAATTGCAATGGGCCAGCAGTTGATCCCCATATTTGCTGATGGGTTTCAATATCCATACCTTTATCTAGACTTAGCCAAGTATTCTCGGTTACTTCTACTTCGCTGATTAGATATGTCTGGCATCCATTACGCTTAATCAGACATTGATTGCCTGGTTCTACACTACCTCGAAACATTTCACCTTCTCGTTGGAAAACCATTGAACAGTGATAACGCCGTTCGATGCTTTCTGGGGTGATGGTTTTGAGGATATCTAATTCACGAGCAGCGCCCGCATAGAGTATAGGATCTTTTAAGCTGTAATTTTCGATATAAATGCGATCGCCGCAATTAACTAGTTTATGTACTCCCTGGCGATAGGGTGTCCATAAATCGTGATCGTAAGCTTGTTCCGAATAAAAACCGATGGCAGAAAAAAATTCAACAGGTAAAGGACGAAAATAAATGTGAATGTGGGCGTAAAGTTGCGAATTTGCAAAAGATTGCTTGTAGTTGCTAAAATCTCCTGCCATCCAACAGGCTAAGGTGAGCAAATCGCTGGCGTTGGTGCTAGATTCTCTGGGCGCTATAGTCACGTCGCTTCGCTCCAAATTCAAAATTCACGTATTACAATCTCCATAAATAAATTTAGGAGCTTGTATCCTTTTATGTTTTAACCTGATATTTGCTAACTGGTTGAACTTGACAAAGAGCGAATCTCTGAAGAAAAGGAAGCTGTTGTCACACCTTTACCATCACTGGTTTTAATCATCGCTACCCGAAATCGGAGATTTGGGTTAGCAAACCAAATTCGCTCCTCAGCAGCAGCAAGTTCATACTCTGTTAGTAGGGTAAAAACACCATCGTCACTCAAATGATACTTAGCCACTGCGGGAATCGTTTCGGCGTATCCCTTGTCTCGTAGTAGTTTGCCTCTAGAAGGATTTTCGATATCGGGAATTGGCACTAGCACAGTAGTACCAGAGATTGGTTTATCATCCCAGTCTGACTCACCTTCCCAAGTCATCCGAAAGGGGTGGGTGATACTGGCGGGGTCAGTGCCATACAATTGACAGATTGCTATTACTGACGGATCATCGGTGGATAGAGACTCAATGTCAATGTTAGACAGCACTTCTTCAAAATGGGCGAATGCTAAATGATGACCGCTACGCTGCGATCGCCATCGTCCAATTGAAAGTTCAAAGAATTCAGTAATTTCCATTAGAAAAGTTATCTTAAAAAGTAGCTTAAAATTCAAGAGATATCTTGGCTAAAAAGTTATTCTCCTAGTCTATATACTAGCTTTCTCGATCACAACTGCATTTAGGAGTGCTGAGTGCTGAGTGCTGAGTTCCGAGTTATTATTCTCCCCCCAGTCCCCAGTCCCCAGTCCTCTATTTAAGCAACTTCAGTGATACTGATAATTTTGCCGCCTGTCCGATGAATGTTTTGCACTTGTCCAGATAGCTGATTGTAGTTAACTACATATTCCAGCTTGCCTAGACGGGTAGGGAGATTCGCTGAACCTTTGACTGCCTTAATCAGGAAACGTTTGCTGGTGCTGTTTACACTAGAACCAGCAGCGGGAGCCTTGATGGATGTGGGTAGATTTGAACCAACATCGCTGATCAGTTTAGCTTTGCGATCGCTGTCGCTGCTAGCTACTCCTCTCAGTAAGGCAAAGGTGCGGTTAAAGGTAACATTCTTAATTCCGATTTGGGAGCTAGTGCTACGAACATAAGGAACAATATTCTCGCCGAAATTCTTCTGATACTCTTCGCTATCGATATAGGATTCGATCTCAGCATCATAGCCCTGTTCATTGTAGATGCGGACGTGTTCGGAAATTTCTGCCTGATCAGCAGGAGGACGGCCTAGTAAGTGTTTGAAATTCAGTTCAATGAACCGATACTGAGAAGAAGAACTGAAAAACAGGGATTGATAAAGCTCTGATTTGGCAACGATGTTAACGAATTCACGGACGCTGATTTTGCGATCGCGCAATTGCGATTCTGCTGTGGCTAGTCGCTCACTTTCCAACAAGTGAGCATTGCCCAAAACCTGTTTATAAACTGCCCGAATCAGTGTTTGTAATTCACTTTCGCTGGTGTTCGGACGCAGTTCAACATTAGGTGAATCAATTGCCCAAAGTGACATTAAATTATCTCCTGAAAAACGCTAATTAAATTTCCGAGCATCCTACCCCTTAGAGAGGTGGAATTTCCCTTCAGTTGTCAGTTATTTTTGCTACTGACTAGCTTTTGTAAAACTTTAGTTTGTAAAAATGCGTTAAATATCTTCGTATATGACAACTGACGGCGGAATTCATCAAACCTCAAATAGTCTTACCAATTCCCATTTCCATAGAGAAATTCGACCACAATCAATAGAATCAGTATCTTCAAACAGAGTGATTTCTAACCGTGATGCTGGTCTGAAAGCCATTTAAACTATCTCCCAGTTAACAACTAAATTTTATGAGAAGGATGTTCAGAAAATGTAAAAAAAACTTTATATCATTCTGACAAAGGGGAAGCCATAAAGACTTTAAACCCTTATTAGTCTTGATGATTTTTAGTTTTTGCATTGTTTGACTTTATATATTCTGATACGATGATGAAGCTATATTTGTTAAAAATTATTAAGTTAAATAATACTTTACTTTAGAAAAATTTCATCTTTTTTTAGTATTTGATTGGGGACTGGGGGAGAAGCAAGGGAGCAGGGAGAAGAATTTTCCCCTCCGCCCCCCGCACCCTGCCTCTTTTCAATGCCCAATGCCCTTGGTTCAATCTTCTGAGAATGCGATCGCCATTTGGTGGCATCTGTAAAATAAAGTAAAGAATAGCTGTAGTAAATGCACCTATGGAAATCCATCAAATCCAAGCTGAACTGAAGAACCCAGATTTTCAATATCGTCTGAAGGCGATCGCGGCCCTCGATAATTATGAATCAGAAGTTGCAGTTCCTCTGCTCACGAGTAAACTTCATGACTCAGAATTTTTGGTGCGTTCTTTTGTGGCCAGGGGTTTGGGTAATCAACAATCAGCAGAATCTTTTGCGGCTTTGATGCAAATTATGAAATTTGACGATACCCCCAACGTGCGAGCAGAGGCGGCAAATTCTTTATCGTTATTTGGCAGAGTCGCAGTTTCTCATCTAGTTTTAGCATTTTATCAGGATGACCACTGGCTAGTGCGGCGGAGCATTTTGGCTGCGATCGCTGAAATGGATTGCCCTGAAGAACTATTTGATATCTGCATTCAAGGTTTAAAAGATGAAGATTTTACCGCTCAAGAATCTTCTGTGGATGCACTCGGCTTATTAGCTAATTCTAGCCAACATACTGCGGCATTATCCCAAATACTAACGTTAGTGAATGATGAATCTTGGCGGATGCGCGTGCGAGTTAGCTATGCCCTCAAACGATTTGACGAGCCGGAAGCAAAAGCAGCCCTGAACCAACTCCGACAGGATGAGGATCACCGAGTTGTCGGCGCTGCTTTAGAGGACTTGTTGCCAAATTGAAGGGGGCAGGAGGCAGGAGGCATCAGATAATCCCAAAACACTTGTATAGACGGCGATTTATCGCGTCTCGAAAACCTAAAATTGTTGCCAGTAGCCCTTAACCCAAGCGTTGGGTAGTTTTCCTCTTGCCTTTCTTGATAAAACTTGATTTGAATAATAGACATCTCCGAAAATGAATGTAGAGACGTAGCAGTGCTACGTCTCTACAAGGATTCTGGATAACGCATATTTAATTTCTGGAGATGTCTAATGTAAATATATGAATCTACCTTAAATTTGACAAAAATATCCGGTTAATCTGCCAAAATCTGGAATAAAAGATCAACTTTTTCGAGATGAGGAGGCATTTGTGACCGAAAACGACTTATGAGACAGAGCAACTAAATTTATTTATGGGGATCATTAATTTTGAATTTTGAATTTTGAATTCGGAGCGAAGCGACGTGACTGATATACAAACTGGTCAAATGACTTGGCGACTACCAGGTTCCTCAGAATGCGCCTTACATTTGCGGCATAATGCTTCAGAACCTTGGCGATCGTATAAAGAATTTCCACAATATGTTCTACCCGATCCGCCTGGCTTTTCCGAAGGATACGCTACATTTTTAGCGCTCCTGAAAAAAAACTGGCAGCCTTTCTAAAAAGTGCTGAGTGCCTAAAAGTCGACTCAGGACTCGGAACTCAGCACTCTCTAGGTACTCAGTTTGCTCAAGTACTCAAACTCTCACGAGTTGTTTTGCGGGTGTAAGCGTTCCAAACGTCGAGTTCTGAATATGGACGGCTGGACAGCATGGCTCTAGTTGCTTCTGTCAGTCCTTGGGCAAGAGTAAAATCTGCTCCAGCGATACTTTGAAGATGCTCCATCTCTGCATCACTGAGGTCAGTTGCTCGCAGGTCTGTATCTCGCAAATCGGCTCCAGTCAATCGAGCATTTCGCAAACAAGCCCCTGTCAAATAAGCTTTCGTCAGGTCAGCCCCACTCAGAGAGGCATCTTGCAAATTAGCTTCTGTCAAGTCAGCACCACTCAGATAGGCTCCACGCAGATTAGCACCTTGTAAATCTGCATTTCTTAAAGAAGCTGTATTCAGAAAAGCACCATTGAGATTAGCACCCGGCCCTACCGCTCCAGAAGCTTTGTAATTATATTCTGGGGGCCATTTCGTTTGTGAATCATAACGCGCTACTTGGAGTTTGGCTCCCTCCAAATTTGCGCCACTGAGATTTGCTTGTTGAAGATCGGCACGGTTTAAATAGGCTCCCTGCAAATCAGCCCCACTTAAATCGGCTCCTCGCAGATTTGCACCTCGCAAATCTGCCCGACTCAAATCGGCATGACTCAAAACCAACCCACTGAGGTCGGCTCCTAATAGCTTGGCTTTACTCAAGTTAGCTTTTTGTAAATCGACTTCTCTTAGGTTGAATTGGTACAAATCGACCCAATCCACAGCGATTCCGGCTTTGAGGGCTGTTAAGATTTCTGGAGTTGGACTGGGGCGAACGCTAGTAATAAGTTGAATTTCACTATTTGTCATCAGCTGATTAAAATATAACTTTTGGAGTTATTCTACACTTTAGCTAAATCGCGACTTCATCTCATCACTCAGTATTTAATAACGCCAAAATTTGATAAAACGAGGTTTCAAAACAGATGCATATAATACCGCCCTTGGCAATGATCGAATTCTTCCGTAAAAGTGAGGGTACATGGTTTACGGAACGTTCCGTTCATCATTTTGACTCGGCGGCAGATGAGTCAGGGGAATCGAATTTGATTATTAAAGTCCTAGAAAAGGATGATCCAAAAGTCCAAGAAGTTTGTATAGCCCAAGGGATAGACCCTACGAAAGCAACAGGCGGTGCTAGCTTTTCATGGCAGGCTAATCTGGATACCAGGCTCCCAAATACTGATAATGCCGCCATTTTGGTTGATGTTCCCGACGAAACCAGGCGTTTTGGAAAACTGATCCGCAACCAGGGCTATGTTGAGAGCATCCCGGTTGTGAGTCGGTATCGGTTTGCTGATGATGGAGTGCTGACCATTGATACTGACTATGACAATAATCAAGGTCAGGAACGTTGTTGGTTTGTTACGGATGATTTTCGTGTCAGGGTCAGTACAGTACGAATGATGAACGGAGTCAACTTGATGACTTATTGTTCTGAACGTCGTTGTATTTCCCAAGAAGCCTTGGAGCAAATGATCGGTCGCAATCATACTAGGCGTTAGGGGGGAGTGGGGACTGGAGAAGAAGCAAGGGAGCAGGGAGCAAGGGAGAAGAGTTTTCTCCTTTGCCCCCCCCGCCCCTCTGCCTCTTTTCAATCCCCAATGCCCCATTAAGGAATGTTGCTTTGTTTCTCATAAATGAGACGTGCATGATTGCCATAACTTATTTTCATGCAAGGGTTAACAAATCATGCTCCATGTATAAGCCTTTCCTGGAATTTTTAGAAAAAGAGCTATTTCAGCGGTTTGATTTACAAAGTAGGGTTATTCCCCCTGGTTTGGAATTCAAAGTTAGCGATCGCGGCAGAAACCCAGCAACTATCCGCAGTTGGTGTTACCAATCTCAAGAGTTGCGGAAAATTCGCTATACCTATATTGATGCCGGGGAGAGTGCCCAAATTTTTAACAGCGTAGTTTATCCCAGTCATAACTACGATCTACCTCTGTTAGGGATTGATTTTTTATCCTTTGGTAAAGTTAAAAACCTGATTGTGCTTGATTTTCAGCCTTTGTTTCAGGATGAAGATTATCAAAACAAATATATCGTTCCGCTAAAATCTCTCCACGATAAATACCCAGATTTGGCGCAAAACTTAGAAATGAAGTTTTACGATGCCAACCAGTATTTTTCTAAGTACCTATTGTTTGCTAAAACAGACCCGGAAACAGTGGCAACGCGAGTCTTTGAAGCTTTTCAAGATTATTTAAACTTGTATTGGCAAATGCTAGCAGATGCCCAACCGCTCCAAGATCCAGAAGATATTCAGCGGATTGTCAAAGCCCAAAAAGACTATGACCAATATAGTGCAGACCGCGATCCTGCATCTGGTTTGTTTAGCAGCTACTTTGGCCATGAATGGGCAGAGCGCTTTCTCCATGAATTCTTATTTGAAGATGCTGTTCCTTTAGCGGTTGCTGCCGGCAAAAGATGACTATTGTTGGGTATTGGGAAAGAAGAGGCAGAACGCAGAAGTTCTTTAATTTTGAATTTTGTTAGCGCAGCGTAAAGCCTTCGGCATGGCTTCGCTTAGAGCGAGTCTGCGTTCGCTTTTAGCGTCTCGTAGAGAGCGTCATTTTGAATTTTGAATTGGAGCGAAGCGACTGTGACACTGTATCAGCCATTTCTTGATTATGCGATCGCCTATATGCGATCGCGCTTGGATTTACAACCTTATCCCATCCCCGCTGGGTTTGAATCAAAGAGTGCTGTTGTGGGCAAGGGAAAGAACGAAGAAGAGGTTGTCACCACCAGTTATGCTTTTCAAACTACAAAATTACGGCAGATTCGCGCAGCTCACGTACAGGGTGGCAATTCGTTGCAAGTACTGAATTTTGTAATTTTCCCCCACCTTAACTACGATTTACCCTTTTTTGGGGCGGATCTGGTCACATTGCCTGGCGGGCATCTCATAGCTTTGGATATGCAGCCCTTATTTCGTGATGATTCAGCATATCAGGCAAAATATACTGAACCGATTCTGCCCATTTTCCACGCTCATCAACAGCATC
This Nostoc sp. C052 DNA region includes the following protein-coding sequences:
- a CDS encoding cyanophycinase, coding for MVESNIKRQLVIIGGAEDKEGDSVILRDFVRRAGGTKAYIVILTAATELPREVGENYIRVFERLGAETVRIIDTETREDASSSTALEAIKKATGVFFTGGDQARITSILKDTEIDVAIHKRFSEGVVVAGTSAGAAVMPDKMIVEGDSQTHPRIETVEMGPGMGFLPGVVIDQHFSQRGRLGRLISALILEPAVLGFGIDENTAMVVTDNQVEVIGEGAVTIVDESEATYNNMGEILKDESLAICGAKLHILPHGFKFDLKTRQPILNNGSVPNSSVPVASIST
- a CDS encoding M23 family metallopeptidase, whose translation is MKKAIGYRYRTYGLIGLISLTAILSTATSALTQLAGDSPIGQTPIPASNLIWPTQGFISQGFRKYQHEGIDIAGSSGTPIVAAASGIVVKAGWDNWGLGNAITIKHLDGSTTVYGHNRRLLVSKGQQVIQGQIIAEMGSTGNSTAPHLHFEVHPNGQIAVDPLRLLTSVTASVGSGSKVQQVDNPNYPVSTPRVAKQISPSQPIPRDFVLISSDTKCNGTTIIEGETASTRVKVCEENGQLFYIGQLKQDSSQPIKIQALHIGKSRYRANNGSFSYLITPQRVEVWRNGSQIRSDSFYTLTKSP
- a CDS encoding phycobilisome rod-core linker polypeptide, giving the protein MQTFIDDKTGRRQYQAFSQTEPIELWTIASADDIEIVIRAVYRQVLGNAYIMESERLIVPESQLKQGLIDVREFVRQVAKSELYRSRFFNNVYRYRAIELNFKHLLGRAPDDYSETTYHSNILDESGFEADIDSYLDSDEYLDAFGDNIVPYYRGYKTQTGKKILEFTNMLQLVRSNSSSDKNLVTNNEPQLVRSLITNTPYGKLKPTDVSAILAEIFKPKPETTTPGFIATPTAGEQSLRQKIQDQESQITALQQQLADLRPFASIGATKFSSSWQSSSSVSSTGEYTSLQQQADAQAKQIAALQEQIADSRRSATIGESRLNKWRSRVFNG
- a CDS encoding CpeR family transcriptional regulator; translated protein: MLIQLESVKTKMLPPQAEKKMRCWIRSRHLICSGNFFIFETLEYTTIERFSQCVASLGGTTISVDPINKIWMGDHRQVILYQAKASLHTPHHTLKQYWIKYGGFYTRFDERP
- a CDS encoding chromophore lyase CpcT/CpeT, which translates into the protein MTIAPRESSTNASDLLTLACWMAGDFSNYKQSFANSQLYAHIHIYFRPLPVEFFSAIGFYSEQAYDHDLWTPYRQGVHKLVNCGDRIYIENYSLKDPILYAGAARELDILKTITPESIERRYHCSMVFQREGEMFRGSVEPGNQCLIKRNGCQTYLISEVEVTENTWLSLDKGMDIETHQQIWGSTAGPLQFEKRESFADELPAVSALC
- a CDS encoding phycobiliprotein lyase, which produces MEITEFFELSIGRWRSQRSGHHLAFAHFEEVLSNIDIESLSTDDPSVIAICQLYGTDPASITHPFRMTWEGESDWDDKPISGTTVLVPIPDIENPSRGKLLRDKGYAETIPAVAKYHLSDDGVFTLLTEYELAAAEERIWFANPNLRFRVAMIKTSDGKGVTTASFSSEIRSLSSSTS
- a CDS encoding phycobilisome rod-core linker polypeptide, translating into MSLWAIDSPNVELRPNTSESELQTLIRAVYKQVLGNAHLLESERLATAESQLRDRKISVREFVNIVAKSELYQSLFFSSSSQYRFIELNFKHLLGRPPADQAEISEHVRIYNEQGYDAEIESYIDSEEYQKNFGENIVPYVRSTSSQIGIKNVTFNRTFALLRGVASSDSDRKAKLISDVGSNLPTSIKAPAAGSSVNSTSKRFLIKAVKGSANLPTRLGKLEYVVNYNQLSGQVQNIHRTGGKIISITEVA
- a CDS encoding HEAT repeat domain-containing protein, whose amino-acid sequence is MEIHQIQAELKNPDFQYRLKAIAALDNYESEVAVPLLTSKLHDSEFLVRSFVARGLGNQQSAESFAALMQIMKFDDTPNVRAEAANSLSLFGRVAVSHLVLAFYQDDHWLVRRSILAAIAEMDCPEELFDICIQGLKDEDFTAQESSVDALGLLANSSQHTAALSQILTLVNDESWRMRVRVSYALKRFDEPEAKAALNQLRQDEDHRVVGAALEDLLPN
- a CDS encoding pentapeptide repeat-containing protein — its product is MTNSEIQLITSVRPSPTPEILTALKAGIAVDWVDLYQFNLREVDLQKANLSKAKLLGADLSGLVLSHADLSRADLRGANLRGADLSGADLQGAYLNRADLQQANLSGANLEGAKLQVARYDSQTKWPPEYNYKASGAVGPGANLNGAFLNTASLRNADLQGANLRGAYLSGADLTEANLQDASLSGADLTKAYLTGACLRNARLTGADLRDTDLRATDLSDAEMEHLQSIAGADFTLAQGLTEATRAMLSSRPYSELDVWNAYTRKTTRESLST